One genomic region from Ornithinimicrobium flavum encodes:
- a CDS encoding ABC transporter ATP-binding protein — protein MRRGEETPTARGRGPLRRTLGLLRPHLPGQRGLLAGGGVLLVLEVAFRVLEPWPTKLVVDAVTRSLGADLAEAGPPASAQLLLAAALATISIIGLRAVCNFGATVAFALGGSRIATQLRARVFDHVQGLSRRYHGTARSGDVVQRLVADVGRLQEVAVTAGMPLVVNVFTLVAMLGVMTWLDPVLALISLGAILVFLLFSRTSTGKITHASRRTRRSEGDLANIAQETLAGMTHVQAYGLEPDRSRHFQGSNARSLKDGVKARRLAAGLERRTDVLVGVATAAVLYLGGTRVLQGAMTPGDLVIFLTYLKTSMKPLRDLAKYTGRVARASASGERVADLLDVQPDIVSAPDPVPLRRVRGELRFEDVRVEYVPGIRVLDGLRLRVAPWETVAVVGPSGSGKSTLAALVLRMLDPTAGTVRLDGIDLRDVDLAELRGSVALVQQEAVLFTGTIEENIRQGRPGATDGEVLRAARLARVTEFTDALPDGLLTEVTERGSSLSGGQRQRISLARAFLRDAPVLVLDEPTTGLDPENVELVNDAIRELARGRTCLLVTHDADTARTADRVVVVEAGRVTWDGPPSEAPLERVLEEEVARA, from the coding sequence GTGAGGCGCGGGGAGGAGACCCCTACCGCACGTGGGCGCGGCCCGCTGCGCCGCACGCTCGGCCTGCTGCGCCCGCACCTGCCCGGGCAGCGCGGGCTGCTGGCCGGCGGCGGGGTGCTGCTCGTGCTCGAGGTGGCCTTCCGCGTCCTGGAGCCGTGGCCGACCAAGCTCGTCGTCGACGCCGTCACCCGGAGCCTGGGGGCCGACCTGGCCGAGGCCGGGCCGCCCGCGTCCGCGCAGCTGCTGCTGGCGGCCGCCCTCGCGACGATCTCGATCATCGGGCTGCGCGCGGTGTGCAACTTCGGGGCGACCGTGGCCTTCGCCCTTGGGGGCTCGCGGATCGCGACCCAGCTGCGGGCCCGAGTCTTCGACCACGTGCAGGGACTGTCGCGCCGCTATCACGGCACCGCCCGGTCCGGTGACGTCGTGCAGCGCCTCGTCGCCGACGTGGGGCGGCTGCAGGAGGTGGCGGTGACCGCGGGGATGCCCCTGGTGGTCAACGTCTTCACGCTCGTCGCGATGCTGGGGGTGATGACCTGGCTCGACCCGGTCCTGGCGCTCATCAGCCTGGGCGCGATCCTCGTCTTCCTCCTCTTCTCCCGCACGAGCACCGGCAAGATCACGCACGCGTCTCGCAGGACGCGGCGCAGCGAGGGCGACCTGGCCAACATCGCCCAGGAGACCCTCGCCGGCATGACCCACGTGCAGGCCTACGGGCTGGAGCCGGACCGCAGCCGCCACTTCCAGGGCTCCAACGCCAGGTCCCTCAAGGACGGGGTCAAGGCCCGGCGGCTCGCGGCGGGGCTGGAGCGGCGCACCGACGTCCTGGTCGGCGTGGCGACCGCGGCCGTCCTCTACCTCGGCGGCACCCGCGTCCTGCAGGGTGCGATGACCCCGGGCGACCTGGTCATCTTCCTCACCTACCTCAAGACGTCGATGAAGCCGCTGCGGGACCTGGCGAAGTACACCGGCCGCGTCGCCCGCGCCAGCGCCTCCGGCGAGCGCGTCGCCGACCTGCTCGACGTGCAGCCCGACATCGTCTCCGCGCCGGACCCGGTGCCGCTGCGCCGCGTGCGGGGCGAGCTGCGGTTCGAGGACGTGCGGGTGGAGTACGTCCCCGGCATCCGCGTCCTCGACGGGCTCCGCCTGCGGGTGGCGCCCTGGGAGACCGTGGCCGTCGTGGGGCCCTCCGGCTCGGGCAAGTCCACCCTGGCCGCGCTCGTCCTGCGGATGCTCGACCCGACCGCCGGCACGGTGCGCCTCGACGGGATCGACCTGCGCGACGTCGACCTCGCCGAGCTCCGGGGGTCGGTGGCGCTCGTGCAGCAGGAGGCGGTGCTCTTCACCGGCACCATCGAGGAGAACATCCGCCAGGGCCGCCCCGGCGCCACCGACGGCGAGGTGCTCCGGGCGGCGAGGCTCGCCCGGGTCACGGAGTTCACCGACGCCCTGCCCGACGGTCTGCTGACGGAGGTCACCGAGCGCGGCTCCAGCCTCTCCGGCGGGCAGCGGCAGCGGATCTCCCTGGCCCGCGCCTTCCTGCGGGACGCGCCGGTGCTGGTGCTCGACGAGCCCACGACCGGTCTGGACCCCGAGAACGTCGAGCTCGTCAACGACGCGATCCGCGAGCTGGCCCGCGGGCGCACCTGCCTGCTCGTCACCCACGACGCCGACACCGCCCGCACCGCCGACCGGGTCGTCGTCGTCGAGGCCGGCCGTGTCACCTGGGACGGCCCGCCCTCCGAGGCGCCCCTCGAGCGGGTGCTGGAGGAGGAGGTGGCCCGTGCCTGA
- a CDS encoding glycosyltransferase: protein MYEYAAAALPVVASRIGQIPSVVDDGVTGLLVPPSDPRTLAAAVDALVADPARAARLGAAGRARMEERHSWHHVLDATLGGMLEPVS, encoded by the coding sequence GTGTACGAGTACGCCGCCGCCGCGCTGCCCGTCGTCGCCTCCCGCATCGGGCAGATCCCCTCCGTCGTCGACGACGGCGTGACCGGGCTGCTCGTGCCGCCGTCGGACCCACGGACGCTCGCCGCCGCGGTCGACGCCCTCGTCGCCGATCCGGCCCGCGCGGCCCGCCTCGGCGCCGCCGGCAGGGCGCGCATGGAGGAGCGGCACTCCTGGCACCACGTGCTGGACGCCACCCTCGGCGGGATGCTGGAGCCGGTCTCGTGA
- a CDS encoding glycosyltransferase family 4 protein, which translates to MTFRVAYVCADPGIPVFGTKGASVHVQEIVRAWRARGADVHVYAVRLGDDVPADLADLPVHLVRVGGKGLDPAQREVAQQEAAAELARQVVELAPDVVYERYSLFSTVLEQARLGLGSAVRTVLEVNAQLVDEQRTHRVLVDEAGAVAALRAQLAAADVVGCVSEPVADWVRGHAEAWDRIPPVVVVPNGVNTERVRPVTPDPAGPPVVVFVGTLKPWHGVEDLVRAAALAREPWRLRIVGDGPQRETVERLVAEHGLDVELVGAVAPEQVPATMEGASVAVAPYPPPPPRTTTSPR; encoded by the coding sequence ATGACCTTCCGCGTCGCCTACGTCTGCGCCGACCCCGGCATCCCCGTCTTCGGCACCAAGGGCGCCAGCGTCCACGTGCAGGAGATCGTCCGCGCCTGGCGCGCCCGGGGCGCCGACGTCCACGTGTATGCCGTCCGCCTCGGCGACGACGTCCCCGCCGACCTGGCCGACCTGCCCGTGCACCTCGTGCGCGTCGGGGGCAAGGGTCTGGACCCGGCGCAGCGCGAGGTCGCCCAGCAGGAGGCCGCCGCCGAGCTGGCCCGGCAGGTCGTGGAGCTCGCCCCGGACGTCGTCTACGAGCGCTACTCGCTCTTCTCCACCGTGCTGGAGCAGGCGCGGCTCGGGCTCGGGTCCGCCGTGCGGACCGTGCTCGAGGTCAACGCCCAGCTCGTCGACGAGCAGCGCACCCACCGGGTCCTCGTCGACGAGGCCGGCGCCGTCGCCGCCCTGCGGGCCCAGCTCGCGGCGGCCGACGTCGTGGGCTGCGTCAGCGAGCCGGTCGCGGACTGGGTGCGGGGCCACGCGGAGGCGTGGGACCGCATACCTCCCGTCGTCGTGGTGCCCAACGGCGTCAACACCGAGCGGGTGCGCCCGGTGACCCCGGACCCGGCCGGCCCGCCCGTCGTCGTCTTCGTCGGCACCCTCAAGCCCTGGCACGGCGTCGAGGACCTCGTCCGCGCCGCCGCGCTGGCCCGCGAGCCGTGGCGGCTGCGGATCGTCGGCGACGGCCCGCAGCGGGAGACCGTCGAGCGGCTCGTCGCCGAGCACGGCCTGGACGTCGAGCTCGTCGGCGCCGTCGCGCCGGAGCAGGTGCCGGCGACGATGGAGGGCGCGTCGGTCGCCGTCGCGCCCTACCCGCCACCGCCGCCCCGGACCACTACTTCTCCCCGTTGA
- a CDS encoding glycosyltransferase has protein sequence MSTETLTPAPPTTPTGTAPRRRTAYVLKVYPRFSETFVVTEILAREAAGEDLAIYALRPTTDSRFHPQLAQVQAPVTHLPRVHKLSAEWETLRRAHEELPGFGERFGALLSLLVRLGPSDVAQAVELALRLRADGITHVHVHFASLASWCTAVACALTDLPFTVTTHAKDLFHEDVDPVLLREVLHRAHRVVAISDYNRRYLLREVDPALSGTVELVRNGLELSRFPYRDPRPVDGPLQVLAVGRIVEKKGFDHLVAAAARLTAQGMPLAVRIVGEGELAGRLAQQVREAGLEGVVTLLGPRSQAELVAELDAADVLAAPCVVGADGNADGLPTVLLEAMARGVPCVATDVTGIPEAVHPARDGEPRTGILLSRDPAGLADRVADALREVADPGWPRVEVARAARAVIERDFDTTRQAARLSALEAVAR, from the coding sequence ATGAGCACCGAGACCCTCACCCCCGCTCCGCCGACCACCCCGACCGGCACGGCCCCCCGCCGCCGCACCGCCTACGTCCTCAAGGTCTACCCGCGCTTCTCCGAGACCTTCGTCGTCACCGAGATCCTGGCGCGCGAGGCCGCGGGGGAGGACCTGGCGATCTACGCGCTGCGGCCCACGACCGACTCGCGCTTCCACCCCCAGCTCGCCCAGGTGCAGGCGCCGGTCACCCACCTCCCGCGCGTGCACAAGCTGTCCGCCGAGTGGGAGACGCTGCGGCGGGCGCACGAGGAGCTGCCCGGCTTCGGCGAGCGCTTCGGGGCGCTGCTGTCGCTGCTCGTGCGCCTCGGCCCCTCCGACGTCGCCCAGGCGGTCGAGCTGGCGCTGCGGCTGCGGGCCGACGGCATCACCCACGTGCACGTGCACTTCGCGAGCCTGGCCTCCTGGTGCACCGCGGTCGCGTGCGCACTGACCGACCTGCCCTTCACCGTCACCACCCACGCCAAGGACCTCTTCCACGAGGACGTCGACCCGGTCCTGCTGCGCGAGGTGCTCCACCGGGCGCACCGGGTCGTCGCCATCAGCGACTACAACCGCCGCTACCTCCTGCGCGAGGTCGACCCCGCGCTGTCCGGCACGGTCGAGCTGGTGCGCAACGGGCTGGAGCTGTCGCGCTTCCCGTACCGCGACCCGCGACCGGTCGACGGCCCGCTGCAGGTGCTCGCCGTGGGGCGGATCGTGGAGAAGAAGGGCTTCGACCACCTCGTGGCCGCCGCCGCACGGCTGACGGCGCAGGGTATGCCGCTCGCCGTCCGCATCGTCGGCGAGGGCGAGCTCGCGGGCCGGCTGGCGCAGCAGGTGCGCGAGGCCGGGCTGGAGGGCGTCGTGACGCTCCTGGGCCCGCGCTCGCAGGCCGAGCTCGTGGCCGAGCTGGACGCCGCCGACGTCCTGGCCGCCCCCTGCGTCGTCGGCGCCGACGGCAACGCCGACGGGCTCCCCACCGTGCTGCTCGAGGCGATGGCCCGCGGCGTGCCGTGCGTGGCCACCGACGTCACCGGCATCCCCGAGGCGGTCCACCCCGCCCGTGACGGCGAGCCGCGGACCGGCATCCTGCTGTCCCGCGACCCGGCCGGTCTCGCCGACCGCGTCGCCGACGCGCTGCGCGAGGTGGCCGACCCCGGCTGGCCCCGCGTCGAGGTCGCCCGCGCCGCACGCGCGGTCATCGAGCGCGACTTCGACACCACCCGGCAGGCCGCGCGGCTCAGCGCCCTCGAGGCGGTGGCCCGATGA
- a CDS encoding glycosyltransferase family protein yields MAEVSAADPLRVVFYSHDSQGMGHFRRNRALAHALASRLPVLTGRPVTGLLVNGVAGSVTSSLPAGFDVVTLPAVGKTGAEYGPRRLGVGLDAVTGLRAQIVRATLLAFRPDLVVVDRHALGFGGELEEGLRALRAEVPGARVVLGLREVLDTPAALAREWERTPVGTVRELYDQIWVYGDPRVHDLRTSGELPEPLHDLVRYQGYLSHGRAEDPPGLEPATPYLLTTVGGGSDGTRLCLAAARATVPVGHVHVVVTGPQMSDADHRAVEGAAGARTSVVRSVADAAGLIRPGPPVRPTRLATTRSPRRSPATCPPSSCPVSGPAASSCCAARGWPPTARWTCSGPSTCPRRRSRIGGPRPWAAGSAASTSTSAGCAPPPAPPPTCWPAPPPPPAPGRSWSPRSDRATYPP; encoded by the coding sequence ATGGCCGAGGTGAGCGCAGCCGACCCCCTCCGGGTGGTGTTCTACTCCCACGACTCCCAGGGGATGGGGCACTTCCGCCGCAACCGCGCCCTCGCGCACGCGCTGGCCTCCCGGCTGCCGGTGCTGACCGGTCGTCCGGTGACCGGGCTGCTCGTCAACGGGGTGGCCGGGTCCGTCACGAGCTCGCTGCCCGCCGGCTTCGACGTCGTGACCCTGCCGGCCGTCGGCAAGACGGGCGCTGAGTACGGGCCGCGGCGGCTCGGGGTCGGGCTCGACGCCGTCACCGGTCTGCGCGCGCAGATCGTGCGGGCCACGCTCCTGGCCTTCCGCCCCGACCTGGTCGTCGTCGACCGGCACGCGCTGGGCTTCGGGGGCGAGCTCGAGGAGGGGCTGCGGGCGCTGCGCGCCGAGGTGCCCGGGGCCCGGGTCGTCCTGGGCCTGCGGGAGGTGCTCGACACCCCCGCGGCACTGGCCCGGGAGTGGGAGCGCACCCCGGTCGGGACGGTCCGGGAGCTCTACGACCAGATCTGGGTCTACGGCGACCCCCGCGTGCACGACCTGCGCACCAGCGGTGAGCTGCCGGAGCCGCTCCACGACCTGGTCCGCTACCAGGGCTACCTCTCCCACGGCCGCGCCGAGGACCCGCCCGGCCTCGAGCCGGCCACGCCCTACCTGCTCACGACCGTCGGCGGCGGCAGCGACGGCACCCGTCTGTGCCTGGCCGCGGCCCGCGCCACCGTCCCTGTCGGGCACGTGCACGTCGTGGTCACCGGCCCGCAGATGTCCGACGCTGACCACCGGGCCGTCGAGGGCGCCGCCGGCGCCCGCACCAGCGTCGTCCGGTCCGTCGCCGACGCGGCTGGCCTCATCCGGCCAGGCCCGCCCGTCAGGCCGACGCGGCTGGCTACAACACGGTCACCGAGACGCTCGCCGGCGACGTGCCCGCCCTCCTCGTGCCCCGTGAGTGGCCCCGCCGCGAGCAGCTGCTGCGCTGCGAGGGGCTGGCCGCCGACGGCTCGGTGGACCTGCTCCGGGCCCAGCACCTGTCCCCGGCGGCGATCACGCATTGGTGGGCCTCGGCCGTGGGCCGCCGGGTCAGCCGCGAGCACCTCGACCTCGGCGGGCTGCGCGCCACCGCCCGCTCCGCCGCCGACCTGCTGGCCGGCACCACCGCCACCCCCCGCCCCCGGAAGGAGCTGGTCGCCGCGGTCTGACCGCGCGACATACCCGCCATGA
- a CDS encoding type II toxin-antitoxin system VapC family toxin yields MIIADTNVVSEFMKDIPEANVLAWARDVATSDLTISVVTVEEIDRGLGRLPAGRRRSALAVRWAAMVTAFADAIAVYDVTAARATARVLVDGLDQGRTMSLADAQLAGICLANGATLATRNVKDFSQVPDLTVVNPFDIHRP; encoded by the coding sequence GTGATCATCGCCGACACGAACGTCGTCTCGGAGTTCATGAAGGACATCCCCGAGGCGAACGTCCTGGCGTGGGCGCGGGACGTGGCGACCTCGGACCTGACGATCAGCGTGGTGACCGTCGAGGAGATCGATCGTGGTCTGGGACGACTCCCGGCCGGTCGTCGACGCTCGGCCCTCGCGGTCCGGTGGGCCGCGATGGTCACCGCATTCGCCGATGCCATCGCCGTCTACGACGTGACGGCGGCGAGAGCCACGGCCCGTGTCCTGGTCGATGGTCTCGACCAGGGGCGGACCATGTCTCTGGCCGACGCACAGCTCGCCGGGATCTGCCTCGCGAACGGAGCCACCCTGGCCACGAGGAACGTCAAGGACTTCTCACAGGTGCCGGACCTGACCGTGGTGAACCCTTTCGACATCCATCGTCCGTAG
- a CDS encoding FitA-like ribbon-helix-helix domain-containing protein: protein MGSLTIRQLNETTHARLRGRAAKHGRSVEAEVRAILDAAVDLPDENILLALHTAISEVGGVDLLVPVRDDRPRPVDLS, encoded by the coding sequence ATGGGCAGTCTGACGATCCGCCAGTTGAACGAAACCACCCACGCCCGGTTGCGTGGTCGGGCGGCTAAGCATGGCCGCTCCGTCGAGGCTGAGGTGCGTGCGATCCTGGATGCGGCAGTGGACCTCCCGGACGAGAACATCCTGCTGGCGCTGCACACCGCCATCTCCGAGGTGGGAGGAGTGGACCTGCTCGTGCCGGTCCGAGATGATCGTCCGCGCCCGGTCGACCTCTCGTGA
- a CDS encoding sensor histidine kinase: MTDAAGEPTPAARPRWTVRQRLMTMVVGLLALGLLLTGLLSFTVQYQRVVDQINDDLVQEVDELGLLAQAGPGRDGRAYVDVDDLFYDFIATSTAGEDEAFMGLVQDRPMFWSGGERAFEVQGPDVVSAVTALSVPEGEARITSLRTQGTTLRVLAADVRLDGEERQGTFVVAIDLGSQQEEMLRRVLIFVLVSVVVMALGAALAHVVLGRLLRPLRDLQEATAEVSTTDLSRRVDVAGADTDVVQLGVRFNQMLDRIEAGVGEQRQFLDDAAHELRTPLTILRGNAELLDPHDPEEVTATRTLMLDEVDRMQRLVDDLLVLAKAQRPDFVRTAPTDVTELAVECMDRLTSLGDRRWRLSTDAEGQLDLDRQRIIQAVVQLAANGVKFSEPGSVVELTSRWADADGEEGARAVAAGARPADRYLALSVLDQGCGIPEEQLSRIFERFGRADNASRVEGSGLGLAIVEAIVQAHGGAAAVESVEGVGSRFTLWLPDGPERDTPTG, encoded by the coding sequence GTGACCGACGCGGCGGGGGAGCCCACCCCGGCGGCGCGGCCCAGGTGGACCGTCCGCCAGCGGCTGATGACCATGGTCGTCGGGCTGCTCGCGCTCGGGCTGCTGCTCACGGGCCTGCTGTCGTTCACGGTGCAGTACCAGCGCGTCGTCGACCAGATCAACGACGACCTCGTCCAGGAGGTGGACGAGCTGGGCCTGCTCGCCCAGGCCGGGCCCGGTCGGGACGGCCGGGCCTACGTCGACGTCGACGACCTCTTCTACGACTTCATCGCCACCTCGACGGCCGGGGAGGACGAGGCCTTCATGGGGCTGGTGCAGGACCGGCCGATGTTCTGGAGCGGGGGAGAGCGGGCCTTCGAGGTGCAGGGCCCGGACGTGGTCTCGGCCGTCACCGCCCTGTCCGTGCCCGAGGGGGAGGCCCGGATCACCTCCCTGCGGACCCAGGGCACCACCCTGCGCGTGCTCGCCGCCGACGTGCGGCTGGACGGGGAGGAGCGCCAGGGGACCTTCGTCGTCGCCATCGACCTCGGGTCCCAGCAGGAGGAGATGCTGCGCCGCGTCCTCATCTTCGTGCTCGTCAGCGTGGTCGTCATGGCGCTCGGGGCGGCCCTGGCCCACGTCGTCCTCGGCCGGCTCCTGCGCCCCCTGCGCGACCTCCAGGAGGCCACGGCCGAGGTCAGCACCACCGACCTGTCACGCCGGGTGGACGTCGCCGGCGCCGACACCGACGTCGTCCAGCTCGGCGTCCGCTTCAACCAGATGCTCGACCGGATCGAGGCGGGGGTGGGTGAGCAGCGGCAGTTCCTCGACGACGCCGCGCACGAGCTGCGCACCCCGTTGACCATCCTGCGCGGCAACGCCGAGCTGCTCGACCCGCACGACCCCGAGGAGGTGACCGCCACCCGGACGCTCATGCTCGACGAGGTCGACCGGATGCAGCGGCTCGTCGACGACCTGCTCGTGCTGGCCAAGGCGCAACGCCCGGACTTCGTCCGGACCGCCCCCACCGACGTCACCGAGCTGGCCGTGGAGTGCATGGACCGGCTCACCTCCCTGGGCGACCGCCGCTGGCGGCTGAGCACCGATGCCGAGGGGCAGCTCGACCTGGACCGGCAGCGGATCATCCAGGCCGTGGTGCAGCTGGCCGCGAACGGCGTGAAGTTCAGCGAGCCGGGCAGCGTCGTCGAGCTCACCAGCCGGTGGGCCGACGCCGACGGTGAGGAGGGCGCGCGGGCGGTCGCGGCCGGGGCCCGGCCGGCCGACCGCTACCTGGCGCTGTCGGTCCTGGACCAGGGGTGCGGCATACCGGAGGAGCAGCTGAGCCGGATCTTCGAGCGCTTCGGCCGCGCCGACAACGCCAGCCGGGTCGAGGGCAGCGGCCTCGGGCTCGCCATCGTCGAGGCCATCGTCCAGGCCCACGGGGGCGCCGCCGCCGTCGAGTCCGTCGAGGGTGTCGGCTCGCGCTTCACCCTGTGGCTGCCGGACGGGCCCGAGCGCGACACCCCCACCGGGTAG
- a CDS encoding DUF2891 family protein, which yields MTSDLPAWSRIARSVLGTPYPWAPGHLVLGPDDTSVVPHERHPAFSGALDWHSSVHMQWSLVTLLSRYAASLPEAERAAATALLDERLTPANVAVEVAYLRERPGFERPYGWAWAAQLVAATHDPGGRWAAALAPLGDLVAELVPGWLARQAYPVRHGKHQNDAFALLLLLDAYAPDRLDRPEVVTACRDAALGWFADDGSAPTDHEPGGTDFLSPALTEALLMTRVLPPEEVRPWLARVLPGLGEGRHTSLLATPTVLDPTDGQGAHLLGLALSRAWALRGLAGWVPDAAADRLRAAADEQEGAVLVAITDGDFMATHWLVSFALLARGALERP from the coding sequence ATGACCTCCGACCTGCCGGCCTGGAGCCGGATCGCCCGCTCGGTGCTCGGCACCCCCTACCCGTGGGCGCCCGGCCACCTCGTCCTCGGCCCGGACGACACCTCCGTCGTCCCGCACGAGCGCCACCCCGCCTTCTCCGGCGCGCTCGACTGGCACAGCAGCGTCCACATGCAGTGGTCCCTGGTCACCCTCCTGTCACGGTATGCCGCCTCCCTCCCGGAGGCCGAGCGGGCCGCGGCCACCGCCCTCCTGGACGAGCGGCTGACCCCGGCGAACGTCGCGGTCGAGGTCGCCTACCTCCGGGAGCGTCCCGGCTTCGAGCGGCCATACGGCTGGGCGTGGGCCGCCCAGCTCGTCGCCGCGACCCACGACCCGGGCGGGCGCTGGGCTGCCGCGCTGGCACCCCTCGGGGACCTCGTGGCCGAGCTGGTCCCCGGCTGGCTGGCGCGCCAGGCCTACCCCGTCCGGCACGGCAAGCACCAGAACGACGCCTTCGCGCTGCTCCTGCTCCTCGACGCCTACGCCCCCGACCGCCTCGACCGGCCCGAGGTCGTCACCGCCTGCCGGGACGCGGCCCTCGGTTGGTTCGCCGACGACGGCTCCGCGCCCACCGACCACGAGCCGGGCGGCACCGACTTCCTCTCCCCGGCGCTCACCGAGGCCCTGCTCATGACCCGGGTGCTGCCGCCGGAGGAGGTCCGCCCCTGGCTGGCCCGGGTGCTGCCCGGCCTCGGGGAGGGACGGCATACCTCGCTCCTGGCGACCCCCACGGTCCTGGACCCGACCGACGGCCAGGGGGCGCACCTGCTCGGGCTCGCGCTGTCCCGGGCCTGGGCCCTGCGCGGGCTGGCAGGATGGGTGCCCGACGCCGCGGCCGACCGGCTGCGCGCCGCCGCCGACGAGCAGGAGGGTGCCGTGCTGGTCGCGATCACCGACGGCGACTTCATGGCCACCCACTGGCTGGTGTCGTTCGCGCTGCTCGCCAGGGGCGCCCTGGAGCGGCCGTGA
- a CDS encoding thioesterase family protein: MTQTSEHYFTALGGGRYAPTEQTQGAWQEDEQHVAPVIGLLVHALEREHPSEHLQWARVSVDILGMIRREEMQVTTRVLRPGRTIELLESVVEIGGRPTVRATAWRLVRGETAEVAAVEHDPMPGPDELPVWDGMAQWGGHFIRSVEFRAAGNRPGRGRAWARTPLALVDTEPVSDLARWVGLLDTANGIATRQSPREWLYPNVDLTLHLHRRPRGTWVGLDTRVHWGPDGLGQTSSVVHDVDGPIGTVEQALTVRKV; this comes from the coding sequence GTGACGCAGACGAGCGAGCACTACTTCACGGCGCTGGGCGGGGGGCGCTACGCCCCGACGGAGCAGACGCAGGGGGCCTGGCAGGAGGACGAGCAGCACGTCGCGCCCGTCATCGGGCTGCTCGTGCACGCGCTGGAGCGCGAGCATCCGAGCGAGCACCTGCAGTGGGCCCGGGTCAGCGTCGACATCCTCGGCATGATCCGCCGCGAGGAGATGCAGGTGACCACCCGGGTGCTGCGGCCCGGGCGCACGATCGAGCTGCTGGAGTCGGTCGTGGAGATCGGCGGCCGGCCGACCGTGCGGGCGACCGCCTGGCGGCTGGTGCGCGGGGAGACGGCCGAGGTGGCTGCCGTGGAGCACGACCCGATGCCGGGCCCGGACGAGCTCCCCGTCTGGGACGGGATGGCGCAGTGGGGCGGGCACTTCATCCGCTCCGTGGAGTTCCGCGCGGCGGGCAACCGGCCGGGTCGGGGGCGGGCGTGGGCCCGGACCCCGCTGGCCCTGGTGGACACCGAGCCGGTCTCGGACCTGGCCCGCTGGGTGGGGCTGCTCGACACCGCCAACGGCATCGCGACCCGGCAGAGCCCGCGCGAGTGGCTCTACCCCAACGTCGACCTCACCCTCCACCTGCACCGACGGCCGCGCGGCACGTGGGTTGGCCTGGACACCCGCGTGCACTGGGGCCCGGACGGCCTCGGGCAGACCTCGTCGGTCGTCCACGACGTGGACGGACCGATCGGCACGGTGGAGCAGGCGCTCACCGTCCGCAAAGTGTGA
- a CDS encoding RDD family protein, with amino-acid sequence MTWPPNDPYGSPADDQRRPPLTGPTEGGAPWLGAPPPPIPSYSPPPPGQTPGPQDSFPQYGYGAPRPPQQQLRYADWGERVGATLVDWMILLLPLLVLSEIFESLATLLWLGAAGWIGWLNGSKGQSPGKALMGLKVIRDVDGTTLGGPVGVVRSLALLLMFPFTAGIAWALSLAWPMWDAKKQTLHDKIVGASVVAGYPRQKLGKDIFTP; translated from the coding sequence ATGACCTGGCCCCCCAACGACCCCTACGGCAGCCCGGCCGACGACCAGCGTCGCCCGCCGCTCACCGGCCCGACCGAGGGCGGCGCCCCGTGGCTGGGGGCTCCGCCGCCGCCGATCCCGTCCTACTCCCCGCCGCCTCCCGGGCAGACGCCCGGGCCGCAGGACTCCTTCCCGCAGTACGGGTACGGCGCGCCGAGGCCCCCTCAGCAGCAGCTTCGCTACGCCGACTGGGGCGAGCGGGTAGGGGCGACGCTCGTGGACTGGATGATCCTCCTCCTGCCGCTCCTCGTGCTCTCCGAGATCTTCGAGTCGCTCGCCACCCTGCTGTGGCTCGGCGCCGCGGGGTGGATCGGCTGGCTCAACGGCAGCAAGGGGCAGTCGCCGGGCAAGGCGCTCATGGGGCTCAAGGTCATCCGGGACGTCGACGGCACCACCCTGGGCGGACCCGTCGGCGTCGTGCGGTCGCTGGCGCTGCTGCTCATGTTCCCCTTCACCGCGGGCATCGCGTGGGCGCTCTCCCTGGCCTGGCCGATGTGGGACGCCAAGAAGCAGACGCTCCACGACAAGATCGTCGGGGCGTCGGTGGTGGCCGGCTACCCGCGGCAGAAGCTGGGCAAGGACATCTTCACGCCCTGA